Proteins co-encoded in one Yamadazyma tenuis chromosome 1, complete sequence genomic window:
- a CDS encoding uncharacterized protein (EggNog:ENOG503P3HQ; COG:S), with the protein MEYTLDNAFDIDVGIDVDVDIDLDHLIECQSPIKRPSAPLPQPQRLSPTKDLFQITNNHNYKSYNLFGVEDTFPDLSLKNNKIEKLIRDLEAEDYELDVDTQARSRIFKGRIKGLEDSDEFDARVASFIDKENIDFEPTKSPIRTNKVKKPLKPLRQNSSKVPVLKPLNSPMYTSFTPVLKAKDDLHKRVCRPSHRQVACPPPVLAQGSPHHPQIYLVDASTGSLSDATQFGTELNASNCEGFPLPETVHEVVQIPTNDESGRHPPKMAIIKTFECRMSTPSQPPPAIRPGFYSKTEYLNYIQNLHATQQEESGVEVVSQAPAPTNRPPRRRRHVAFADSDALEW; encoded by the coding sequence ATGGAATACACTCTCGACAATGCATTTGACATCGATGTCGGCATCGACGTCGACGTCGACATTGATTTGGACCACTTGATCGAGTGCCAAAGTCCCATCAAAAGACCACTGGCTCCATTGcctcaaccacaaagacTACTGCCCACCAAAGATTTATTtcaaatcaccaacaaccacaacTACAAAAGCTACAACCTCTTCGGGGTGGAGGACACATTTCCCGATTTGAGCctcaaaaacaacaagatCGAGAAGTTGATCCGGGACTTGGAAGCAGAAGACTACGAATTGGATGTCGATACCCAGGCCAGAAGCCGAATTTTCAAGGGTCGTATCAAGGGCTTAGAGGACCTGGATGAGTTCGACGCTCGGGTTGCTAGCTTTATCGACAAGGAAAATATCGACTTTGAACCCACCAAGTCCCCCATCCGCACCAATAAAGTGAAAAAGCCTCTTAAACCACTACGCCAAAACTCCAGCAAAGTCCCGGTGCTCAAGCCGTTGAACTCCCCCATGTACACGCTGTTCACCCCGGTGCTAAAGGCCAAAGATGACCTCCACAAAAGAGTGTGTCGTCCAAGTCACCGACAAGTCGCATGTCCTCCACCGGTACTAGCACAAGGATCCCCCCACCACCCCCAGATTTACCTCGTTGACGCTCTGACTGGCTCGTTGAGCGACGCCACCCAGTTCGGTACCGAGTTGAACGCCTCCAATTGTGAAGGTTTCCCCCTTCCTGAAACCGTTCATGAGGTGGTCCAGATCCCCACCAACGATGAAAGCGGTAGGCATCCACCCAAAATGGCTATTATAAAGACGTTTGAATGCCGAATGAGCACCCCCTCCCAACCCCCACCCGCTATCCGCCCTGGGTTCTACTCCAAGACCGAGTACCTTAATTATATCCAGAACTTGCACGCGACCcagcaagaagaatctGGGGTAGAGGTGGTGAGTCAAGCCCCGGCCCCCACAAACCGCCCACCCCGTCGTCGTCGCCACGTTGCCTTTGCTGATTCGGACGCTCTCGAGTGGTAG
- a CDS encoding uncharacterized protein (CAZy:GT15; EggNog:ENOG503PW08; COG:G) — protein MLIALIVVLFVVGSARNLRTFRTPIVSPQSKPNQTLKLPLLDPSKYSKDIYRGRNTKSSSEKKSGKQIQPEVPLEQMEGFKAYNLMQNNQKVGKVTLGRSGNPPPPVYDSYVRENATFFSLVRNSDFQGILSSIDSVEERFNKVYHYDWVFANDEPFTPAFIEHVTARVSGSAHFVHIPAQFWGYPPWIDLDKAERARKNMKENKIKYGASQSYRHMCRFNSGFFFHLPVMKNYKYYWRVEPDIAFKCDLFDTDWFRFMRINKKKYAFVLAPLELHMTVKNLWRSTKMFFSENPDLLHPDNSFSFLSDDNGDNYNMCHFWSNFELGDMDFFRSSAYTKFFEYLDQVGGFYYSRWGDAPVHTLAVTTLLSKDEVHYIPDTGYFHNPNGNCPRDDAIRRARRCSCSTRFEHTWSRGSCIPKWYEVNELEKPSYGIKFKNVHKFAENEDADEYDDW, from the coding sequence ATGCTAATAGCGTTGATTGTCGtcttgtttgtggtgggtTCAGCCCGTAATTTGAGGACGTTCAGAACGCCTATTGTTTCTCCACAATCAAAACCGAATCAAACGCTAAAACTCCCACTTTTGGACCCATCCAAGTACTCAAAAGATATATACCGTGGCCGTAACACCAAGCTGTCGTCAGAAAAGAAACTGGGCAAGCAGATCCAGCCTGAAGTGCCCCTTGAGCAAATGGAGGGTTTTAAGGCCTATAACCTCATGCAGAATAATCAAAAGGTTGGGAAAGTCACCCTAGGACGCTCTGGAAACCCACCTCCCCCGGTATACGACTCGTACGTACGTGAAAATGCGACCTTCTTCTCGTTGGTTCGAAATTCAGACTTCCAGGGCATTCTTCTGTCGATTGACTCGGTGGAAGAGCGCTTCAACAAAGTGTATCACTACGATTGGGTGTTTGCCAACGACGAGCCGTTCACGCCGGCGTTCATCGAACACGTCACCGCCCGTGTGAGCGGTAGCGCCCATTTCGTGCATATTCCCGCCCAGTTCTGGGGATATCCCCCGTGGATAGACTTGGATAAGGCAGAAAGAGCCCGTAAAAATATGAAggaaaacaaaatcaagtacGGCGCTTCCCAGAGCTACAGGCACATGTGCCGGTTCAACTCcggcttcttctttcatTTGCCAGTGATGAAAAACTACAAATATTACTGGAGAGTTGAACCTGATATCGCCTTCAAATGCGATCTTTTCGACACCGACTGGTTCAGGTTCATGAggatcaacaaaaagaagtatGCGTTTGTGCTAGCTCCTCTTGAGTTGCACATGACCGTCAAGAACCTCTGGAGATCTACCAAGATGTTCTTCTCCGAAAATCCTGATTTATTGCATCCTGATAACTCTTTTTCGTTTCTCTCCGATGATAATGGAGACAACTACAACATGTGCCATTTCTGGTCCAACTTCGAGTTAGGTGACATGGACTTTTTCCGACTGTCCGCCtacaccaagttctttgaataCTTGGACCAGGTTGGAGGTTTCTACTATTCTCGTTGGGGAGACGCCCCCGTCCATACTTTGGCTGTCACTACTCTTCTATCTAAAGACGAAGTGCATTATATTCCTGATACCGGCTACTTCCACAACCCCAACGGCAACTGTCCCCGTGACGATGCCATCAGACGGGCTCGTCGATGCTCGTGCCTGACAAGATTTGAGCACACCTGGTCAAGGGGATCCTGTATTCCCAAATGGTACGAGGTCaatgagttggagaaaCCATCATACGGGATCAAGTTTAAAAACGTCCACAAGTTTGCGGAAAACGAGGATGCTGACGAGTACGACGACTGGTAA
- a CDS encoding uncharacterized protein (EggNog:ENOG503NWPX; COG:G) → MSTFFDEMKKSFVDVPVVDSKIETTSFLDASASLVKLFDLLGSSAFVVVQKDMTGNIEKIRKKLLADPANASTLQDLILSEAGTKDKTATQGLLWLTRGLEFTCQAMVETVKNPQSEMTKTFTDAYGVTLSKYHGMLVKPVFKLAMKACPYRKDFFAKLGPDQEKVTKQLTAWLDALENIVKIIVDFFASGNYGKGL, encoded by the coding sequence ATGTCTACATTCTTTGACGAAATGAAAAAGTCCTTTGTCGACGTCCCTGTGGTCGACTCCAAGATTGAAACCACCTCTTTCTTGGATGCCTCTGCCTCACTCGTTAAGttgtttgacttgttggGCTCCTCCGCTTTCGTGGTGGTCCAAAAGGACATGACAGGAAACATCGAAAAGATCAGaaaaaagttgttggccGACCCAGCAAATGCATCCACTTTGCAAGACTTGATCCTTTCTGAGGCTGGAACCAAAGATAAGACTGCCACCCAAGGTCTCTTGTGGTTGACCAGAGGGTTGGAGTTCACGTGCCAGGCCATGGTGGAAACCGTTAAAAACCCCCAGTCCGAGATGACCAAGACTTTCACCGACGCCTACGGCGTCACCTTATCTAAGTACCACGGAATGTTGGTCAAGCCAGTGTTTAAGTTGGCTATGAAGGCCTGTCCCTACAGAAAAGACTTTTTTGCCAAGTTGGGGCCCGACCAGGAAAAAGTCACCAAGCAGTTGACAGCATGGTTAGACGCTTTAGAGAACATTGTCAAGATCATTGTGGACTTCTTTGCCTCGGGAAACTATGGTAAGGGCTTATAA
- a CDS encoding uncharacterized protein (BUSCO:EOG092619VG; EggNog:ENOG503NZ0H; COG:O), translating into MAVDRQSLIFFIVVFIFLSLPSRNDQPHSHQERETLDTFQKSLKQFRRELNTRDYISGYGNITGFLLSYDDYVSDKSPAEWPLHKYTPEHPWFEDEKYSVLPNAVSDQLKKFWGIDPVPDEDSLGYLLNVSGVATGEFVKPTDQVKEVPLQLPGYLETYFKSITEGAPWDGNSNEGNGGNIPTPDENPKKVGEVKSSSGNVVFKLNSLGYNFQNKQLKKNIEGEQDKIDDAVVVKLQAVVSDHEEIDTNDIELIGVYFQKTGSLVATTNSAKFHGDFALPHLTLSEDKFTKSQKLMGQMVNTTDIDKDISMESMNVFISKSLEQCEFVTFIQLEKTQFSIKELREIDEELANPRGVPIPKTLPKLRVKQSLMYSPDCGMVLNSNPKTAFEGYTHDVITRQSRKLLIGFSVLVACQLYLFMTQIKSLNTPGPLSNISVMTLMFFQYEDSLVTFTFLLISTLFEDLYLILTGITIVTQIMYTVFETGLLVRVCKVQANERGTTWWQILRGSMRSESNGTPSTTDGDTNGTTGETSRVATPDELPLPVTEPTTTTAAADLAAPESSWNPMFAPGFAVAIVSVLVILNATMWRKSYRRAFEVAGLTVLNSFWIPQFLRNTLKNRRIPFSWTFVVGTSVIRLIPIIYVNVFSNPFRHAQNISFVVFLTCWMGLQLALIALQSILGPRFWINDKWLPQAYNYHPLISLKDLEHGFGSDLLANIGIDDLSQEPEASKKDDSVVHCKTDCAICMAEIDLPIYKHEPTKSAKFTGEKAYMVTPCFHVFHTECLEDWMKNTPYFPLSIMSAFDYDGYNNDFFDFDNTDSLLTSLSGPASNDSNSNNIQSLSPDSMSGDDWATNKWYANQPTNNFSSNNSSHNSTNDYSSDPSYNNTNANIIAQTVNPNLGEFDNSYQQTLFDDFNNNYSDAMHSSGSSQNDSSGLTPLSQQYSSAQTSPENIAKAESDDDFPKKGARTQGNGERKTSGVKINAKSNGGRVKRDKASHNVIEKKYRTNINTKILMLRDAVPSLRIASGVPGVSVADLEGLTPAAKLNKASVLTKATEYIQHLEKKNEMLRQQNSHLQRLIQQANLNANSLQVAPVPNRIQPTARPQPMSQMSSSNEYTDNSVYNNSQNYSIPPQENKPNKYFLGGMAAVMGTSLLGGPDSDFRGLSAIPFMPMSFAHPPGAVAQLWYLSKLLFFLGCLASWVLPNLFSLDLSSASKEKKVSGSLVKSWILVSLGLQLPSVIDEGKKASIIQKLLGHAQYEWTTLIGDYIYLSSCESTFETCFLNLLIGSLLLQKMPALTKVLELGMNLRFSLLLNLDYKGTDKSLVGLNKLVKDLDGICLFKNESMITRLSNLRDHLPINAGIERGTSLLKFVEVYKQNGDNLYKLVLSWRVLQIVDELNTLYLENSLIEDDEEQFCQNNKLFKDVNLIGELLEAGSTDVELSSYLTLFKASLLPKENTQKLMTSIKSKVNGALDQFNLSLNGLELTDDEEISDDEDEESERQGSETNQPTEVNRFKDQTKLINSLGVVSEEELIILTCGLIQTYYSHGKRAEAAQFLKHLKFKSDKVPLSVLAFTSIYQVVSLLVKEETISQEPDNGVILDQAVRVARLWLNDNDVMTKELRAKIADVIVAKGKLLNGCDDQVSDQ; encoded by the exons ATGGCTGTGGACCGTCAATCgttgatattcttcattgtggtcttcatcttcttaTCACTTCCTTCAAGGAATGACCAGCCCCACTCGCACCAGGAGCGCGAGACCTTGGATACGTTTCAAAAGTCTCTCAAGCAGTTTCGGCGCGAGCTCAATACCCGTGACTATATTCTGGGGTACGGTAATATCACCGGGTTTCTATTGAGCTACGACGACTACGTGCTGGACAAGCTGCCGGCAGAATGGCCTCTTCACAAATACACCCCGGAGCATCCGTGGTTCGAGGATGAAAAGTACTCGGTGTTGCCTAACGCTGTGAGTGACCAACTCAAGAAGTTCTGGGGGATAGACCCAGTACCAGACGAGGACTCCCTTGGGTACCTCCTCAACGTGTCAGGAGTTGCCACGGGTGAGTTTGTCAAGCCGACCGACCAGGTCAAGGAGGTTCCGTTGCAGTTGCCAGGGTATTTGGAAACATACTTTAAGTCGATTACTGAGGGTGCCCCTTGGGACGGCAACTCAAATGAAGGCAACGGCGGGAACATCCCAACCCCGGATGAAAATCCCAAGAAAGTAGGCGAGGTTAAGAGCTCCTCTGGGAATGTGGTGTTTAAGCTCAACAGTTTGGGATACAATTTCCAGAACAAGCAGTTAAAGAAGAACATCGAGGGCGAGCAAGACAAAATTGACGAtgcggtggtggtgaagcTCCAGGCGGTCGTCAGCGACCACGAAGAAATCGACACCAACGACATCGAGCTTATTGGGGTCTATTTCCAGAAGACCGGCTCGCTCGTGGCTACCACTAACTCCGCCAAGTTCCACGGTGACTTTGCCTTGCCACATTTGACCCTAAGCGAAGACAAGTTTACAAAGAGTCAGAAGCTCATGGGCCAGATGGTGAACACCACCGACATCGACAAAGACATCAGCATGGAGTCGATGAACGTAttcatttccaagtcaCTTGAACAATGTGAATTTGTCACATTTATTCAGCTCGAGAAAACCCAGTTTCTGATCAAAGAACTCCGGGAAATCGATGAGGAGTTGGCCAACCCGCGAGGAGTCCCAATTCCCAAGACGCTTCCGAAGCTTCGGGTCAAGCAGTCACTAATGTACTCACCTGATTGTGGCATGGTACTCAACAGCAACCCTAAAACCGCGTTCGAAGGGTACACCCACGATGTGATCACCAGACAGCTGAGAAAGTTGTTAATCGGGTTCCTGGTGTTGGTGGCGTGTCAGCTTTACCTTTTCATGACCCAGATAAAGAGTCTCAACACCCCTGGTCCGTTGTCGAACATTTCGGTGATGACATTGATGTTTTTCCAGTACGAAGATTCGTTGGTGACGTTCAcgtttttgttgatttctaCGCTCTTCGAGGATCTCTATTTGATTTTGACGGGGATCACCATCGTCACTCAGATCATGTACACGGTGTTTGAGACGGGTCTCTTGGTACGGGTGTGCAAAGTGCAAGCGAATGAAAGAGGAACTACGTGGTGGCAGATTTTGAGAGGTAGTATGAGAAGTGAAAGTAATGGTACCCCCAGCACCACTGATGGAGACACCAATGGCACTACTGGAGAGACCTCTCGGGTGGCTACGCCAGATGAACTTCCCCTTCCCGTGACGGagcccaccaccaccactgccGCGGCCGATCTCGCAGCCCCCGAATCGTCGTGGAACCCCATGTTTGCCCCAGGCTTCGCGGTGGCGATCGTGTCGGTGCTCGTTATTCTCAACGCTACAATGTGGAGAAAACTGTACCGCCGCGCCTTCGAAGTAGCCGGACTCACGGTGCTAAACTCGTTTTGGATTCCCCAGTTTCTACGCAACACCCTCAAAAACCGCCGCATTCCCTTCTCCTGGACATTTGTGGTGGGTACTTCGGTCATCAGGCTCATCCCTATCATCTACGTAAATGTGTTTTCCAATCCGTTTCGTCACGCACAGAACATCTCATTCGTGGTGTTTCTCACGTGTTGGATGGGGTTGCAGCTCGCGTTGATCGCGTTGCAGAGCATCCTTGGGCCTCGGTTTTGGATCAATGATAAATGGCTTCCCCAGGCGTATAATTACCATCCACTTATAAGTCTCAAGGACTTAGAACACGGGTTTGGGTCTGATTTGCTCGCCAACATCGGTATCGATGACCTCTCACAAGAGCCTGAAGCCTCGAAGAAAGACGACCTGGTGGTTCATTGCAAAACTGACTGTGCCATTTGCATGGCTGAGATCGACCTCCCCATCTACAAACATGAGCCCACCAAAAGTGCGAAATTCACCGGTGAAAAAGCGTACATGGTGACACCGTGTTTCCATGTATTCCACACCGAATGCTTAGAAGACTGGATGAA AAATACCCCGTACTTTCCATTATCTATCATGAGTGCCTTCGACTACGATGGTTACAACAATGACttttttgactttgacaACACCGATTCCCTCTTGACCAGTTTATCGGGACCCGCCTCAAAtgactccaactccaataaCATCCAGTCCCTCAGCCCGGACAGCATGAGCGGCGACGACTGGGCCACAAATAAGTGGTACGCTAACCAGCCgaccaacaacttctccagCAACAACTCTAGTCATaactccaccaatgacTACTCCAGCGACCCCAGTTATAACAACACCAATGCCAACATAATTGCCCAGACGGTCAACCCCAACCTTGGAGAGTTCGACAACTCATACCAACAGACGCTTTTTGacgacttcaacaacaactacTCCGATGCCATGCACTCATCGGGGTCATCTCAGAATGACTCTTCAGGATTGACTCCCTTGAGTCAACAGTATTCTTCAGCCCAAACATCGCCCGAAAATATCGCCAAGGCCGAGAGCGATGACGACTTCCCCAAGAAGGGTGCCAGGACCCAGGGTAATGGTGAGCGCAAGACCAGTGGGGTCAAAATAAATGCAAAGTCCAATGGCGGTCGCGTCAAAAGAGACAAGGCTTCCCACAACGTCATTGAAAAAAAGTACAGAACCAatatcaacaccaagatcttgatgttACGGGATGCTGTGCCTTCGTTGAGAATCGCTTCCGGTGTGCCTGGTGTCAGTGTAGCCGATTTGGAAGGGTTGACTCCTGCTGCCAAATTAAATAAGGCCAGTGTGTTGACCAAGGCCACCGAGTACATCCAGcacttggagaagaaaaacgAGATGTTGAGGCAGCAGAATCTGCATTTACAGCGGTTGATCCAGCAAGCAAACTTGAATGCCAATAGCTTGCAAGTTGCCCCTGTACCGAACCGGATCCAACCAACAGCCCGACCACAACCCATGTCCCAGATGTCGTCTTCCAACGAGTACACTGACAACCTGGTTTACAACAACTCTCAAAACTATTCAATTCCTCCACAGGAGAACAAGCCCAACAAGTACTTTTTGGGCGGAATGGCTGCTGTGATGGGAACATCCTTGCTCGGTGGGCCCGACTCTGATTTCAGAGGCTTGTCGGCAATTCCGTTCATGCCTATGTCTTTTGCTCATCCTCCAGGAGCGGTGGCCCAATTATGGTATTTGTCCAAattgttgttcttcttgggctGCCTTGCCAGTTGGGTGCTTCCGAACCTCTTTAGCTTGGACTTATCGAGTGCttccaaagagaagaaggtgtCGGGATCGTTGGTTAAGTCCTGGATCTTGGTCAGCCTTGGCCTTCAGTTACCATCAGTAATAGACGAGGGCAAAAAGGCGTCGATAATACAAAAATTATTGGGTCATGCTCAGTATGAATGGACGACGTTGATCGGGGACTACATTTATTTGTCTTCGTGTGAAAGTACGTTTGAAACTTGTTTCttaaacttgttgattggCAGTTTGCTTCTTCAGAAGATGCCTGCGTTGACCAAAGTATTAGAGCTTGGAATGAATCTCAGGTTTTCGctcttgttgaatttggaCTACAAGGGCACGGACAAGTCATTGGTGGGGCTCAATAAGCTTGtcaaggatttggatgGGATCtgcttgttcaagaatgaATCTATGATCACCAGACTTAGTAACTTGAGAGACCATTTGCCTATTAACGCCGGCATTGAAAGGGGTACcagtttgttgaagtttgtggaggttTACAAGCAAAACGGAGAcaacttgtacaagttgGTTTTGTCGTGGAGAGTATTACAGATTGTGGACGAATTGAACACcttgtacttggagaatTCATTAATTGAAGACGACGAGGAGCAATTTTGCCAAAATAACAAGCTCTTTAAGGATGTGAATTTGATTGGTGAATTATTGGAAGCCGGATCTACTGATGTCGAATTGAGCAGCTACTTGACGCTTTTCAAGGCATCCTTGTTGCCCAAAGAGAATACCCAGAAGTTGATGACATCCATCAAGAGCAAGGTCAACGGAGCGTTGGACCAATTCAATTTGAGTTTGAATGGACTTGAGTTGACTGACGATGAGGAAATCAGtgacgacgaagatgaagagagCGAACGTCAAGGTTCTGAAACCAACCAACCCACCGAGGTCAATAGGTTCAAAGACCAGACAAAGCTTATTAATAGCTTAGGTGTGGTaagtgaagaagagttgataATATTGACGTGTGGGCTTATTCAGACCTACTACAGTCACGGCAAAAGGGCTGAAGCAGCGCAATTCTTGAAGCACTTGAAGTTTAAATCTGATAAGGTTCCGCTTTCAGTGTTAGCATTTACGTCCATATACCAGGTAGTTTCATTGCTTGTAAAGGAGGAGACAATTTCACAAGAGCCAGATAATGGCGTGATTTTGGATCAGGCAGTGAGAGTAGCCAGATTATGGTTGAATGATAACGACGTAATGACTAAGGAATTAAGGGCTAAGATAGCAGATGTGATTGTGGCCAAGGGTAAGCTTCTCAATGGGTGTGATGACCAAGTCAGTGATCAATAG
- a CDS encoding uncharacterized protein (EggNog:ENOG503P3VX; COG:S; BUSCO:EOG092652TN), with amino-acid sequence MRPSLVTLIRPRRPERKTDPLLPPLRLYKAILRAHAYKLPVEIRSLGDEYVKAEFKAHKDIDNPLHIVGFLTQWQDYLKTIDGGKWMDGKLTQQELEKMSPEQVGQLYELMQEAKRVHE; translated from the coding sequence atgagGCCATCATTGGTGACACTTATAAGACCCCGTCGGCCAGAGAGAAAGACAGACCCTCTTTTGCCTCCGTTGAGGCTCTACAAGGCCATATTGCGAGCACATGCCTACAAACTCCCGGTCGAAATCCGTTCGTTGGGAGATGAGTACGTCAAGGCCGAGTTCAAGGCCCACAAGGACATCGACAATCCTTTACACATAGTAGGGTTTTTAACCCAATGGCAAGACTACTTGAAGACTATCGATGGAGGTAAGTGGATGGACGGCAAGTTGACCCAacaggagttggagaagatgtCACCTGAACAAGTGGGCCAACTTTACGAATTGATGCAAGAAGCCAAACGGGTTCATGAGTAG